In the genome of Schistocerca piceifrons isolate TAMUIC-IGC-003096 chromosome X, iqSchPice1.1, whole genome shotgun sequence, the window gaatgggtagctgatttaggatttttagcagacattatggctttcctaaatgatttaagtttgaaactccaaaaagaaaacaatctcatcaacgatatgatcagcaaaataaacgctttccagtataaactgaagctcctcaaaaacaacctttcagagaaaaatacgcaacactttcctgaactaggtaagcgagatataaatttacctttattaaaacagcctgatttttataaccgctctaatcaaaacggtactatgtttttgtttgacagcatctgtgcaggaaggggggcgctttgaaaaatacgtcgaggtgctacaatcccttgaaaatgcgtttaacgaccgattccaggtaatgtgccggtatatgacgTAAAGCTAAATAAgggagattgcgttacatatgtaagtgtaacattacattaaaaacagtagtacacattacatgtttattaaaatctatcgcattttagtactttGAAACAatggcttacattactttcatttattaacattggctttgttattgtttcaggaaattagctacctgcagccaattctcgatgtttttgtgaaacctttttcgatggatattgaaagtgcgccttcagatttacatttcaaactaattgatttgcaaagcgatgttcaccaaaaggatgtgttttacaatactaaaggtttgctccaattctaccagaatttgtcgaaggaagaatttcccaagttacacagagaagcagcgaagattatttctatgtttggttccacttgtgtatgtgaaaggtttttttctgtttttccttctaCAAAAACTAAattgcgtgcgagtatttctaattgtaatttaaaaaattctctcagaattgctgtcagccaatctcttgttccagatcttagtagcataattgcaaataaaataaagagcccataggaagatacatttgtgttgaaaccaaatttaaaattgttaccattacagttattatataaatctcttttgtaccggtacaccaaactaagctctccgcgtagtgtacattagtatttggcaatgacgaagacaacagggtaaaagctttgaaacaggtcgagacaggcggtGCGAGCGACACAAGCTAAAGAAGTGAGAGGCACCGCTGTTGCGCAAATCCGAGGAGtgggggtctgcaccgtcgtcaagatagcgcagccgtcttctgcactctgcactgtgcgatgcaccggtgcatgcatCTTGTGCGGCcctgtctggtgattcgacttgctgtgctgcca includes:
- the LOC124722433 gene encoding general transcription factor II-I repeat domain-containing protein 2-like is translated as MKVVVRIVNYIRSHGLTHRQFKEFFFSFEEEYPDIPYHAEVRWLSKGKVISRIFRLRHTVAQFLESKGRPEPLFHDPEWVADLGFLADIMAFLNDLSLKLQKENNLINDMISKINAFQYKLKLLKNNLSEKNTQHFPELASVQEGGRFEKYVEVLQSLENAFNDRFQEISYLQPILDVFVKPFSMDIESAPSDLHFKLIDLQSDVHQKDVFYNTKGLLQFYQNLSKEEFPKIAVSQSLVPDLSSIIANKIKSP